In Nonomuraea sp. NBC_00507, the following are encoded in one genomic region:
- a CDS encoding carbohydrate ABC transporter permease, with product MSVVHAAPPPWRRGEGLRALLWLSPWIAGVSIFFVYPLLSTVYFSFHRYDMYTLEFIGLDNYRYLLQDARVATSARNTLWLVLIMVPATVLFSLALAQLVVRLKAGVGLLRTIFYLPSLVPMTAGTITFVFLLNPGTGPVNVVLAWFGAEGPDWFGDPAWSKPSLTMLSLWGCGQLMVIFMAALLDVPKHLYEAAAIDGAGPWRQFRSVTLPTIAPVLLFTLVTNVIYALQYFSQAMIASRVASGVTDSAGSSFFPGYPDESLLTLPQWLFHVGFRDYTMGYASVLALLLFGTSMIFTLILLRQFRRAEEVS from the coding sequence GTGAGCGTCGTCCACGCCGCGCCGCCCCCATGGCGGCGCGGCGAGGGCCTGCGTGCCCTCCTCTGGTTGTCGCCGTGGATCGCCGGCGTGTCGATCTTCTTCGTCTACCCGCTGCTGTCCACGGTGTACTTCTCCTTCCACCGCTACGACATGTACACCCTCGAGTTCATCGGCCTGGACAACTACCGTTACCTGCTGCAGGACGCCAGGGTGGCGACCTCGGCGCGCAACACGCTGTGGCTGGTGCTCATCATGGTCCCGGCGACCGTGCTGTTCTCGCTGGCGCTCGCGCAGCTGGTGGTCAGGCTCAAGGCCGGCGTCGGCCTGCTGCGGACGATCTTCTACCTGCCGTCGCTGGTGCCGATGACGGCGGGCACGATCACGTTCGTCTTCCTGCTGAACCCGGGCACCGGCCCGGTCAACGTGGTGCTCGCCTGGTTCGGCGCCGAGGGGCCGGACTGGTTCGGCGACCCGGCCTGGTCCAAGCCCAGCCTGACGATGCTGTCGCTGTGGGGCTGCGGCCAGCTCATGGTGATCTTCATGGCGGCGCTGCTGGACGTGCCCAAGCACCTGTACGAGGCCGCCGCCATCGACGGCGCGGGCCCCTGGCGGCAATTCCGCAGCGTGACCCTGCCGACGATCGCGCCGGTGCTGCTGTTCACCCTGGTCACGAACGTCATCTACGCGCTGCAGTACTTCTCCCAGGCCATGATCGCCTCCCGCGTCGCCTCGGGCGTGACCGACTCGGCCGGCAGCTCCTTCTTCCCCGGCTACCCGGACGAGTCGTTGCTCACGCTGCCGCAGTGGCTGTTCCACGTCGGCTTCCGCGACTACACCATGGGGTACGCGTCCGTGCTCGCGCTGCTGCTGTTCGGCACCTCCATGATCTTCACGCTGATCCTGCTGCGGCAGTTCCGCCGGGCCGAGGAGGTCTCATGA
- a CDS encoding carbohydrate ABC transporter permease, which produces MSATITAPPRTALARGARHDGARARRRRLLMWIATHALAIALALMFLAPVVFIGLTALMTDDQALTSQLWPQSWNWDNFAVVFEKSLLLRWAGNTLMYAALGTVFTLVSSVPVAYALARFRFRGRRLAFLVVITTMMLPPQVVAVPIYLVWARLGLTDSLWPLILPLLLGDAFSIFLLRQFLLTIPRDYTDAAKVDGCSDIRTLLQVVLPMARPAIAAVALFQFFYCWNDYYGPLLYAGVEQEKLTLSLGLATFKAFHSVQWNLTMAATLLVTAPVIIVFFLAQRVFIEGVTLTGVKG; this is translated from the coding sequence ATGAGCGCCACGATCACCGCGCCGCCGCGGACGGCGCTCGCCCGGGGCGCGCGGCACGACGGGGCCAGGGCCCGCAGGCGCCGCCTGCTGATGTGGATCGCCACCCACGCGCTGGCCATCGCGCTCGCGCTGATGTTCCTGGCGCCCGTGGTGTTCATCGGGCTGACCGCGCTGATGACCGACGATCAGGCCCTGACCAGCCAGTTGTGGCCGCAGAGCTGGAACTGGGACAACTTCGCGGTGGTGTTCGAGAAATCGCTGCTGCTGCGGTGGGCGGGCAACACGCTGATGTACGCGGCGCTCGGCACGGTCTTCACCCTGGTGTCGTCGGTGCCGGTGGCCTACGCGCTGGCCCGGTTCCGCTTCCGGGGGCGGCGGCTGGCGTTCCTCGTCGTCATCACTACGATGATGCTGCCGCCGCAGGTCGTGGCGGTGCCGATCTACCTCGTGTGGGCGCGGCTGGGGCTGACCGACAGTCTGTGGCCGCTGATCCTGCCGCTGCTGCTGGGCGATGCGTTCTCCATCTTCCTGCTGCGCCAGTTCCTCCTGACGATCCCGCGCGACTACACCGACGCCGCCAAGGTGGACGGCTGCTCGGATATCCGGACGCTGCTGCAGGTGGTGCTGCCGATGGCGCGCCCGGCGATCGCGGCGGTGGCGCTGTTCCAGTTCTTCTACTGCTGGAACGACTACTACGGGCCGCTGCTGTACGCCGGCGTCGAGCAGGAGAAGCTGACGTTGTCGCTGGGCCTTGCGACGTTCAAGGCGTTCCACAGCGTGCAGTGGAATCTCACCATGGCCGCCACGCTTCTGGTGACGGCGCCGGTGATCATCGTGTTCTTCCTCGCCCAGAGAGTGTTCATCGAGGGCGTCACCTTGACGGGAGTGAAGGGTTGA